From Vicia villosa cultivar HV-30 ecotype Madison, WI unplaced genomic scaffold, Vvil1.0 ctg.000048F_1_1, whole genome shotgun sequence:
tttgtgtatttttagcTAATTCTGattcttttttcttctctttaaTAAGAAGGATGACTAATGTCTCAGTGGCTGAGAAGAAAGCTATACTGGAGAAATCTAAAAGTTCGTATGGGCGAGTTTCAATGTGTGCACCACAATGACCCTACCAACTTCCAAAGTCAGGTGGCCAAGAAGAGAAAAAATGACGTTGAAGGAAAAATAGTGAAAGTAGTTCCATTGACCataattattcatatttttaCTATAGAGGGCAAGAATTCAACTACAAACAAAAGGAGTGAGGCTGACCttgaaaacaaattaaaattgatGTGGATGGTATCGCTTCAATTTACTAGGAAATGTACAATGTTAAGGAAGGAAGTGGTGGCACTCATTAACAAGGAGGTTCCTCCTTTGCGCTTGGTTCAAGGAGTTTCACTTTTTGAATAAGAGCTTCGACGGGTTGGAATTCATCTACGATCATGTCAAATTCATTAGTGATGATGAAAAGGTATGATTGTTGGGGGCttaaaatatgctccaacttcTAGGCATTTACTTGAAGGGGAGTGTTGGGCCATGGGAAGCATTTTTTTCAAGATTCATATTTATCTGCCCAAAAGGAAAATGGCATAAAGGTCGAGCCGAGTAAGACGAAGGAAAGCCAGAAGGTGAGTCAAACTATTATGAACCCAGCCAACGAGAGAATAAATATTCTTGAGAAAGTTATGAATAATTACCAAGTCACTATTGAGAAGGTGGAGTAAGAGGGAGATTACCTTTTAGGTGACAAGAAATACTTAGGTGACAAGAAACAACTTCAGAAACAGAACAAGTTCATAAAGTGATTTCAGAGTTTGATAGCAACAGAAAGATATAAAGAGCAGAAGACATAAGTAAAAAGACATACTGAGTTTTCTTGGTTCCTCCTACAAATTAAGAATAGTTCATTTCCCTTGTCCAACAATATATTTTTCACTACAATCAAAAATTGATTACAAACTGCTCAAGCAATCCAGCCCAAGTTTTCCTTTTCTCAATCAACCTAGAAAGAGACTTCTACTCAAGCAATCTAGCAAGAGACTTCCTTTGCTCAAGCAACCTAGCAAGAGACTTCCACTAAACCTATAAACAAACAATTTGGAAGAATATACAACAATATGcacttgatatacaatcagaggtGCACAATAAATACAACACAAACAAAGACTTTAACACTTGAGATTTCTAAGATATACAAAGATAAAAAAATCCCAGACAAGAAATTAGCGGGATCAAGGTGGATTGCCACATACGAAGACTTGGAGCAAGTTATTGAGGACATCAAGGTTATTAGATCAAGATCATTCAAGATCTTGTGTTCATTATTAGTTTGAGTATATGCATCAACAGAGGAAATTTATATTGTGATATTTCATTGCAATCAAAATTTTTGTATCACAATTATCAAATAGTGGAAGATCATGATTATTTTCCAAAGATTTTAACATATTTCATTTCATCATTATTAGTTTGACTTGGAGCAGGTTTATGagacttaaaatatttttgaaattgtcTTTTTAGGGATAAGTCTATTCAACCCCCGACCCCTTCTAGACTTGTTTGTGTCCATATTCTTACCCAACAATATTTTTATTCGATTAGATCAACGTGTAATATCTCCTCATTGAAAAAATCTCTGTTTATTTCTAGATGATTTTTGGGTTAATCCTATGCAAATGCTCTTTTTGTTTGGGCAGAAATTGTAAAATGTTCAAGATTATTTTAGTGAAAATCTTAAAGATAAACTCTAGAGTGATATTTTTATCTGTTATCTCTTTTATTTATGTCATTTATTATTCCTCTACTTATTCATCTTTTTGTGTTATGTTTCTCATTATTCTGCCTATTTCTCcgtcttttctcttctctttctttgcgctaatcaatctctgttttcttatttcttttaggtTGGGATTTTCTAGAATGGGGAATGAGAGTATTATTGATATGCAAATACCAAGGTCACTCATGGTTCCATTGAGTTCAGATAAAGTTGAATTTAAAAGTAAATTGCTTTCTCTTTTTATACGGTGATGAGTTTTGTAGGAGTAGTGGTGATGGTGATGGAAAGAGTTTGGGAGATTTgataatttcaaaacaaattcCTTTAATATCTGCAATTTCCACGGCTTCTttgaatttcaaaacaacttcctTCAACAACTATAACTTCTTCGacgaaaggaaaaaaaaaaagagaagattgTGAAAATTGGATAACAAATAGATGAATCACACATGTTTAAATTTTATTGATTTGTAAATTCTGAATTTGAATTTATGATTTTTAGTTTATAAattcttttttataataaatatgtgGCATAGATAGTCGCTTTCACCTTGACAAAATAAAATTACACATATTCATTTTAAATTGTAAATCAGTACTAGATAAACCACCTCATTTACTTTGACTCGTCTATTTGACCTAAATGACAAACATGATATATTTTGAATTGAAAAATTTAAATAGTAATTTTGTTAATTTATGAGAACAAAATGAATACCCCTAAGACCAAAAAAAAAaggctttttttttttactacatGAGAAAGGAGAGAGTATACCCGAAGATTTTAATGCTGAAATTTGTAGCATAACCACATTAAATTCCAAAATGAAAAGATCTAAATCGGTTAATAACTTTCCACTAAAGTATATTTCTGTAAAAATTCTCCCCATGTTATGAAGTTAGCAATATTTTCTAACTAAGCCAAAGTTTTAGTTATTTTGACCAAACAATTGCCGCATCTATAATTACCTCCAACCAAACTAACATAGTAAGGGCTATTAATTGGTCACAACCGCTTCCATGAATTCCTTAAATGCATACCTACAACACTTGTCTATAAGAGTCCTCAAAGCTCTAATCTCACACACAAACCAACCAAGTTCcaagaagtaaaaaaaaaacattatttcaaACTTTCTCACCACCAAAATGTCAAGTGAAGTAGTGAAGAAAGAAGGGTCTCTAAATCTGAAAATCACTAGCAAAAGCTATGTGAAGCCAGATGAAAAAATAGGGAAAAAACAGTATCAATTGGTCACATTTGACCTACCCTACTTGGCTTTTTACTATAaccaaaaattgattttttacaaaggaggtaactTTGAGGAGAATGTTGAGAAGCTGAAAAATGGGCTTGGTGTTGTTTTGAAGGAGTTTCATCAACTTGCTGGAAGAATAGGAAAAGATGAAGAGGGTGTTTTCTTGGTTGAATATGATGATGATATGGAGggtgttgaagttgttgaaaccGTTGCTAATGAGGTTAGTGTTGAAGATCTAACCGTTGCTGAAAGTAATGCTAGTTTGAAGGAATTGATTCCTTATGGTGGAATCTGTAATTTGGAAGGCATGCATAGACCTTTGTTGGCTGTTCAGGTAattaagtcttttttttttttgttaaaatgtgattatttttttaaatttaatttgtattttttttatgagaTCTAACTTATATGAGGTTTTTGCATGGTCACATTTCACATAAAACTTCTAAAAGTACATAGATTTTGTTAGGTTTTcctttgtcttgttttatcataatttttttcctatttgctaataaaagaaaaatattaaaaaggttAATTGATAAGAAGTGCATGCACTTTTTTGGTTGAAAAGTCCCAAATAACAATTAgagtaaaaatttattaattgtaACTTTTGCCAAACTATTCTTGATTAAGTTATTTAATGACTAAATTtcactttaaaaataaataaatgaaatgtcGCACATTTAGATCCACAAATTTGCGATCAATGTACTGCACTAACAATTAAGCTAGATCATTAGGACAGTTTacaatgtttaatttaattattggtAAATTTTAGTTCTTAAAGATGTTGTAAATTGTACCATCAAATCCAGCTGTAATTCATAAATGACTTATAAAtctcaaccaataaaaaaaagatAAGATAAAGTTAGGATATTTTTGTGCAAATTTGATGGCTGATTGTAGTAGCATGGCCCATACTAGACACCACTTCCCGTATGTAAATAACTTTCACAAATAAAGAAATTTTTTCCTGTTTTTCTATGtcctgtttttgttattttttaaccTATAGTTgttaataaaattgtttcattaaataggaaaaatgaaataacatcattgccactttttattttcaacagTTGACAAAGCTCAAAGATGGGCTCGCCATGGGCTTGGCTTTTAACCATGCTGTCCTTGATGGAACTTCCACTTGGCACTTCATGACTTCATGGGCCGAGATATGCAGCGGTACACCCTCCACAACAGCCCAACCATTTTTGGATCGGACCAAGGCCCGAAACACACGCGTGAAGCTTGATCTCTCTCTACCTGAGCCCAAAGCTCCACCACCATCGACTAATGGTGAGGCAAAGCCAGAGAGCGAAGGTGTTCCACCATTAGCCAATGGTGGGGCAAAGCTCGAGCCTGTATTAAGAGAAAAGATCTTCAAATTCTCTGAATCAGCTATCGACAAGATTAAGTCAACAGTGAATGAAAACCTTCCATCCGACGGTTCAAAACCATTCTCAACATTCCAAGCTCTCTCCACTCATATTTGGCGCCACGTGACTTTAGCACGTGACCTAAAACCCGAAGATTACACAGTTTTCACTGTTTTCGTGGATTGTAGAAAACGAGTGGATCCACCAATGCCAGAGGCCTACTTCGGAAACCTAATTCAAGCCATATTCACGGTCACGGCCGCGGGACTTTTGTCGGCCCACCCGCCACAATTCGGTGCATCCTTGATCCAAAAGGCAATCGAAGCCCATGACGCCAATGCTATCGACCGACGTAACAAAGAGTGGGAGAGTTCACCCAAGATATTTGAATTCAAAGATGCTGGAATCAATTGTGTGGCAGTTGGAAGTTCACCAAGGTTTAAGGTTTATGACATTGATTTTGGATGGGGGAGGCCAGAGAATGTGAGAAGTGGAACTAAT
This genomic window contains:
- the LOC131623034 gene encoding BAHD acyltransferase DCR, producing MSSEVVKKEGSLNLKITSKSYVKPDEKIGKKQYQLVTFDLPYLAFYYNQKLIFYKGGNFEENVEKLKNGLGVVLKEFHQLAGRIGKDEEGVFLVEYDDDMEGVEVVETVANEVSVEDLTVAESNASLKELIPYGGICNLEGMHRPLLAVQLTKLKDGLAMGLAFNHAVLDGTSTWHFMTSWAEICSGTPSTTAQPFLDRTKARNTRVKLDLSLPEPKAPPPSTNGEAKPESEGVPPLANGGAKLEPVLREKIFKFSESAIDKIKSTVNENLPSDGSKPFSTFQALSTHIWRHVTLARDLKPEDYTVFTVFVDCRKRVDPPMPEAYFGNLIQAIFTVTAAGLLSAHPPQFGASLIQKAIEAHDANAIDRRNKEWESSPKIFEFKDAGINCVAVGSSPRFKVYDIDFGWGRPENVRSGTNNKFNGMIYLYPGKSGGRSIDVELTLEPEAMGKLEQDKEFLMENII